Part of the Nostoc sp. ATCC 53789 genome, CTGCATCAATCAGCAACACCTTTTTTTTCTTCGCAAAGTTTGCAGCCAGATTGACTGCGGTAGTCGTTTTGCCGACTCCTCCTTTACCGTTGAGAATAGCGATGATTTTTGGCACTGCTTGCTTCCGATGCTGCCTCTTGTTAGCGCTAGCGGGGCGTTTAGCCCGTGCTGAGTTAGGAGTGCTGAGTTAGGAGTAAAGACGCAATTAATCGCATCTGTACAAGAGTTTTTATTATTCTCTTTTCAGTTCTCAGTCTCCAGTCTCTAGTCCCCAATCATGAATATACCGCTTTCTGTAACCTTAAATAACATGAAAAGTCGTAACAATAAAATTCAGAAGCCATCAAATTTACAAACTTCTATGACAGTAACTTACAATCTGCCTGATGGGCCTCAAATGCCGCGCTGGTTGCGGATGATCAAGTTTATTACTCAGCCAGTGAAATATGTCGATGATTTTGCCAAAACCTATGGTGACACTTTCACCATCAGGAGTAGTAGCTCTGATAACCATCTTGTGTATTTTAGTCAACCCCAAGCGCTTGAGCAGATTTTTACTGCTGATTCGAGCCATTTTGAGGTTGGGAGGGGAAACACAGGACTAAGATTTTTACTTGGCGATCGCTCCTTTATGTTATCAGATGGCGATCGCCACCAACGGCAACGGCAACTATTAGCTCCCCCCTTTCATGGCGAAAGGATGCGGGCTTATGGTGAGGATATTCGGAAAATAACCCAACAGGTGAGCCATGAATGGCAAATTGGCAAGCCTTTTAATATCCGTGAGTCGATGCAAGAAATTACTTTGCGTGTTATCTTGCGGGTTGTCTTTGGTTTGAATGAGGGAGAGCTTTTTGAAGAACTAAGGCGATCGCTAAGTGATTTATTAGACTTCATCACTTCGCCCCTAATGTCCAGCGCCTTCTTTTTCCAGTTCATGCAAAAAGATTTCGGTGCGTGGAGTCCCTGGGGTTGGGTTCTGCAACAACGGCAAAAAATTGATCGACTGATTTATGCTTTACTTCGAGAACGTCGCGCCCAAACCGATCAAAATCGCCAAGATATCCTAAGTTTGATGATGGCGGCTCGTTACGACGATGGTCAAGGGATGTCAGATGAAGAATTACACGACGAGTTAATGACACTGCTAGTAGCGGGACATGAAACTACCGCTTCTTCATTAACGTGGGCTTTTTACTGGATTGATCGTTTACCAGAGGTGCGTGAGAAGTTGCTAAAGGAACTCAACACCATTGGAGTTAACCACGATTTGAGTAGTGTAGGTAAATTGCCCTATTTGACAGCAGTTTGCCAAGAAACACTACGAATTTACCCAATTGTCATGGCTGCTTTCCCCCGGATTGTGAAAACCCCAATTACAATTATGGGCTACGAACTGCGAGAGGGAACGGTAATAATCCCCAGTATTTATTTAGCGCATCATCGAGAAGAAGTTTATCCACAACCCAAGCAGTTTAAACCAGAACGCTTTTTAGAAAGACAATATTCACCTTATGAATATTTACCCTTTGGTGGCGGTAATCGTCGCTGTATTGGGATGGCATTTGCCCAGTATGAAATGAAAATTGTCTTGGCAACTGTTCTATCTGACTTTCAAGTATCGCTAGTGAATAAACGTCCTGTGCGTCCTGTACGCCGTGGATTAACTGTCGCTACACCGGCAGGAATGCGGATGTTTGCTACACCTCAAGTCAAGCGTGCAAATACGCCAGCCTTAGTTTAGGCAAGTAGGGTGGGCATTAAACCTGGATTTCTCACAAGTAAGAAATCAAGGAGTGTGGGAGGTGTGGGAGGTGTGGGAGGTGTGGGAGGTTGGGGAAGAAATCTGACCCCGCACACTTCTCCTGCCTACAGTATCGTGAGAAATCTGGGTAAAATGCCCACCCTACTATCGTGTAATAATTACGAGATATCCTGATTTTCTTGCTTGTTAGCAAGTTGTTCATAATGTTCCTTATCGCGGTATTTAATTGTTCTCATCGGTTGATTTCCAACAATTGCTAAAGGTTCAACATTAGCAGTTACAACCGTACCAGCCGCCACAATTGCACCATCTCCAATAGTAACTCCCGGAATAATTAGGACATTTCCGCTAATCCAAACATTGCGGCCGATGACAACAGGTTTATGGATGTAGACATTATGTTCATAAGGCAAATCATTACTTTGATAGTCGTGATTTGCAGAGAGGATAATAACATTAAATCCGAGTGTGGTGTTGTCGCCAATTGTAATTCCACCACGTCCATCTAATAAGACATCCGGGCCGATGTAGACTTTATTTCCCAGAGATACATTTTGTGGATGGTCAATTTTAATATCTCGCTTAAATCGTAAACCTGAGCCACAAAATTTTAATTGACTCTTCAGTTCTTGATGCTTGTAGCGCCTAATTTTGGTTTCTAGATATTCTCCCCACCGTACCAGACGAGGTACTAGCCATTGTTCTAATAATCGTTCTAATTTATTCGTAATTTTATTTTTGATCTCTTTCATAAAACCTCACAGGAGTTTGACTAACCTCTGGTTTTAGCCCAGAAAGGCAAAATAAAGCGGGTATCCTAACACACGTCACGCTTGTTAGGTTTCCCCAATTAGAGTATTTTCTCTCACGTGAAAGTTATAATAATTAAAAATCTCTATTAGGGATTGAAACTATCAGATATCTGGCAAAATGATCCCTGAAACACGTGTTACTAAAACGTATATTAAATTACTCCAATCTTTTCCTCCTCGTCCCATAACTTCCGAGGAAGAATTGCTGGCTACGCAAGAAGTCATTGATTCATTTATTGATAAATTATCTTCCTTTGTGTTCCTCTGCGCTTCCCTCCGCGTCCCTTTGCGTTAAAAACATAAAATTAGATATTCATCGCGGTATTATAGCGTAGCATCTAAAGATGTTTTCTAAAGTTGTAACCCATCTAAAAAGACCTTAAAACTAGAAAACAAGTAATCAGTTCTAAAGTTTTACAATTTTAAGTATCTCATCGCGTGTTTCTTCAGGTAATTTACTCTTTGTATAAACAACAAATTTTGCTAAATCATAATTTGAATGATGCTTAACAAAATGCTCGTTCAAATCAAACCCATTACTAACAATCCCACCATTACGTTCGTTAAATATTTAGATAGATTCTTCTAAATCTGGAGAAGGAAGAATCAACACAACATTTATATATGGCTCTAAAACTTGTTGCACTCGTCTGAAAAGATCGTCATCTTCATAAACAGAATGGCCTGCACCAAAATCAATAACACAACTGCTATATTCCGAAAGTACTCTTTCAACCGCGTAAGCTTCAAAGGGTTTCCAATAACGATAAATACCTGGAAATCCTTCTTTTTCTCTTATTTATTTTGCTAGTTCCTCATCATAGTTTATTTCCTTATAATAATTCAATCGTACATCGTCCATAGAACACTGCGGAATCCCTAACTTATGAGCAAGGAGTTTTCCAAGTGTGCTTTTACCTGTACTAATTGGCCCAATGAGAATAATATCTGAAATATTACGACTCATTTTAAAAAGCCTAAAGATTAGAAACAACTCATGCTATACAAATAAATAAGCCTTAGTTAGTTATAACTTCAACTCCTCCCTCATCCTCTCTTCCAGCACATCTAATAACCCATCTACATCCTTCCCAGCTTGCTCAAAACAAATCGGTGGTGCTGGTTCCGGTGCAAACTGAATTAACTTAATTTCACCTTTACCAATGCCAATCATCACAACTTCTATTTCCGGTTTGTGATTTTCAACAATTCCCAAAATTTCTTGCAGCCGATTATCAACTTTAATATTTAAATTCTCTATCTGTTCTTTCGGACAATAAACAAAATGCGGCGTTGGTTGCAAATCAATACCAACAGTACCCTGAGTGTCACCATTAGCTAACCACAATCCCCAAAAAAGCGCCGCTAATTCCTGCTGATTTGCTTTGACAAACCTATCCAACTGGACACGCCACTTGTTATCACCTGATTCTGGTTGATTATTGCCAAAAAACATAAATAATTCGTAATGAAGACACAAAACAATGGGCGAAACTTATCTCAAACCTGACTGTACACGCCAGAGGCTAGAATAAATTCCATCTTTCTCCAGCAATTGCTCATGGGTTCCCGACTCTACTAATTTCCCATGTTCCATGACATAAATGCAATCGGCATTGCGGATAGTGGAAAGACGATGAGCGATCGCAATTGTAGTTCTATCTACTGTAATCCGTTCTAGCGATCGCTGGATTGCCGCTTCTGTCTCATTATCCACTGCTGAGGTAGCTTCATCTAAAATCAGAATGGGGGGATTCTTTAAGACTGCGCGGGCGATCGCAATCCGTTGTCTTTGTCCACCAGATAACTTTTGTCCTCTTTCCCCCACAATTGTCTCATAACGTTGGGGCAAGTTAATAATAAATTCGTGCGCCTCGGCTATCTTCGCCGCCGTGATAATCTCTTGCTCTGTAGTCTCAAAGCTACCATAAGCAATATTCTCTGCTACAGTGCCATGAAATAGAAAGACATCTTGACTCACCAAACCAATACAGCGCCGTAAATCTTGCAAATTTAAACTTTGCAAATCAATACCATCGAGAGTAATGCTTCCAGTTTGCACTTCGTATAACCGCAACAAAAGTTTGACTAAAGTGCTTTTGCCAGAACCCGTTGAACCAACAATTGCAATGGTTTTCCCCGCCGGAATATCCAAAGACAGATTTTTAATTACTGGAAATCTATCTTTATAAGCAAAATAAACATTTTTAAATTGCACTTCACCGCGCACTTCATTCACAGGTAACGCCACATCACCTGTATGAATGGCGATAGGAGTATCTAACAAATTCATGACTCGATTAGTAGAAGCCATTGCCCGTTGATATTGGTCAAAAGTTTCGCCTAATCTAGTTAAAGGCCATAGCAATCGCTGGATTAAAAACACTAATACGCTATAAGTACCTACAGACATTTGTCCAGAAACTGCTGCCATCCCACCATATAATAGTAATGCCGTGAAACCTACCAAAATCAGCATCCGAATTAACGGTACAAAAGCAGCAGAAAGAGTAATCGCCTTGGCATTACTGCGGCGATAAGCGTCACTATCTAATTCCAAACGAGAGGCTTCATAAGTTTCGGCCGTGAAACTTTTAATGGTAGTTATTCCACTAATATTATTTGACAAACGCGAATTTAGGAAACCTACCTTTTCTCGGACATCAGCGTAGCGAGGTGCAAGCAGTCGTTGGTAAGCAAAAGAACCCCAAAGGATAAATGGCATTGGTGACAAAGCCATCCACGCTACACTAGGAGCCAAAATAAAGAAAGCAGCGCCAATAATTAGAACAGTTGCAGAAACTTGAATAATATCATTTGCTCCTCCATCCAAAAAACGCTCTAATTGGTTAATATCATCACTGAGGATAGACATTAAACCACCAGTGCTACGTTCTTCAAAATAAGCCAATTCCAACTCTTGCAAATGTTTATAGGCATCCAAACGCAAGTCATGCTGAATATTCTGAGCTAAATTTCGCCAAAGTCGAGCGTAGGCGTATTCAAAAACAGATTCTAGTATCCAAATGATGACAGTCAGGAAGGAAATAATCAAAAATTGTTGAAAAACATCGCGTACCCCTAACTGGGCAATTATAGAATCCTGCTGTTTAACGACTACATCCACTGCCACGCCAATTAAGCCGGGTGGTGCCAAGTCGAAAAATTTATTGAGGATAGAATAAGTAGTCGCTAGCCAAATTTGTTTACGATACTGATGTCCATACTCAAGCAAACGCTGGAGAGGCTGCGTTGAATGTTTACGCCTTCTTGATGCCCGATGAGATTTTAATCCAGTAGCCACGGCTTTTTGCGGTTTCGTGCAGTTGATATTACCACATAACAAAGTCTTGAGTCCTGAATCTGAAGATTGAAGACTTAATTCAGACAGACTGATGAGGCACTTAAACCCAGTCCTTTATAAAGGAATAGAATTGATCGAAATCTTATCCACCTCTGAGGTAGCTTCATCTAAAACCAAAATGGGTGGATTCTTCAAGACTGCACCCTACAAACTAATGACAATATAATTTTGACTTTTTTTCGAGATGTCTATAATAAAGGGGCTTTTACCCGTGGCTTTTTAAGATTTTGGGTATTATGCTTAATTTGCCGCATATCATATCACATCTATATGTGCAGCAAAAAATTGTCTATAAGAGTTAAAACTGAATATGGCAATCTCTAATATCCTCGAAGAACCACAGCTTTTACGTCTGAATCGCTGGTTTAGTGGACTGCGTGGCGATTTGACGGGTGGACTAACAGCAGCAGTGGTAGCATTGCCTTTGGCTTTAGCCTTTGCAGTAGCGAGTGGTGTAGAACCAAAAGCGGGACTTTATACCGCTATTGTGGCGGGAATTGTCGCGGCAATTTTTGGCGGTTCGCCAGTACAGATTACAGGGCCGACAGGTGCAATGGCTGTGGTTCTGGTGGGAATTGTCGCCAAGTACGGCCTTGAGAAAGTTTGGATTGCTGGGGTAATGGCTGGAATTATCCAGATTGCCTTGGGAGTTGCCAAGCTTGGACAGCTAGTGAAGTTTATTCCCTATCCAGTGACGGCAGGCTTTACCAATGGGATTGCCGTGATTATATTTTGCGGTCAATTAAATAATTTCTTTGGTTTACAAATACCACGTAGTGAACACTTTTTGCCGGGACTTTGGCAAAGTTTAACTCATGTAGAAGCTCTAAATTGGGCTGCTGTTGGGTTAGCAATTGTGGTAATGGCAGCCAACATTTTATGGCCCAGGATTAATAGGACAATACCGGGTTCTTTAGTGGGGTTGGTATTGGCAACGGGGATAGCAACTTATTTCCATCTGGATGTACCCACAATTGGCAGTATTCCACAATCTTTACCAATGCCTCAAGGTATTCCCCACTGGAATGATTTTAGTGTGATTCGAGAACTGATTAATCCGGCTTTGGCTTTGGCTGCACTGGGAAGTATTGAATCGTTACTGTCGGCGGTAGTGGCTGATGGGATGACAGTGAGCGAAAAACACAATAGCGATCGCGAATTAATTGGTCAAGGATTGGCAAATATTATTATCCCATTTTTTGGTGGTATTCCCGCAACAGGTGCGATCGCTCGAACTGCTGTCAATGTCCGTTCTGGCGGCAAAACCCGACTATCTGGGGTAATTCACGGCGTTGCTTTAGCCATTATTGTTTTGACTTTAGCACCCCTAGCAGCACAGATTCCCTTAGCAGCACTAGCTGGCATTCTCATGGTAGTTAGTGTACGGATGATTGAGTGGGAAGCCATTGGTTTATTGATGCGTGCTACCTACTCCGACTTTGCGGTGATGATTCTCACCTGGCTAGTAACAATTTTGTTTGATTTAGTTCTCGCTGTAGAAGTAGGATTGATTGCAGCCGGAGCATTGTTCATCAAACGGATGAGCGATTTAAGCCTAGTTAAAATACCTGAAACCGAAGTATTTCCCCCTGGTACTCCTCTGGAATTAGGTAAGGAAATTGCAGTTTATCGCGTAGATGGCCCCGTATTTTTTGGTGCTGCTGAACGCTTTGCTACCTTCCTCCGCGATGAACCGGAAGTGAAGTATTTAATTCTCCGGTTGCGCTTTGTACCAAATATGGACACAACTGGGTTAGTAGCTTTAGAAGATATTTACCATGACTTGGAACGGCACAATTGCCGCTTAATTCTCACAGGTTTACAACCCGAAGTCAAACAACTATTAGAACGAACAGGGTTGTTAAAAACAATTGGCTTATCAAATTGTTTTGAAACAACAACAGATGCGATTTGCTCTATCTCTCCTCAGATTCGAGAATGTTCTCAGCCTGTAGCAGCTGATTTGAAAACAAAAGAATTGATGGAATTAAATGACTGATATTATTTATGTTTGAAGATGCCTCTATAAGCCTGTAGAGGCAATTCATGTAGACGCGGAGCATACTCTACGAGTTCTTCAACGGATTACCCGCAGAGTATTGCCCCTACATGAATAAGGCGCAGGATCGCATGGAATGGGTATAACCAAAATGTATTGATCTATACTCACCTAAAGGTTGATATTTATTCTATATTTCATGAGATTATGAAAAGAATATGAGAATATTTAACGACAAAGTAAATGACTCCCCCAGAAAATAAACCTAGCTTACCAGAGGTTCACCGTAGTATTGGAGTTCCTAACAGCAGCAGCTTTTGGCGCAAGATGATGGCTTATACAGGGCCGGGGTATCTGGTTTCAGTCGGATACATTGATCCTGGAAATTGGGCAACAGACATCGCTGGGGGTTCAAGGTTTGGGTACACTCTATTAACAGTGATTTTGCTGTCGAACCTGATGGCAATATTACTCCAATCACTATGTGTACGTTTGGGAGTTGCTACAGGGCGAGATTTAGCACAAGCTTGTCGGGACTATTTCAGCCGAAGGGTAAGCTTTTGTTTATGGGTACTGTGTGAAATTGCGATCGCAGCTTGTGATTTGGCAGAACTACTCGGAAGTGCGATCGCACTGCAACTTTTATTCGGTATTCCCTTAGTATGGGGTGTTTGCATCACAGCATTAGATGTACTGCTATTGTTATTTCTGCAACATAAAGGCTTTCGCTATACAGAAGCCCTGGTAATAATGCTGGTAGGAACAGTAGGCATCTGTTTTACAGCTGAAATTCTATTTTCTCGCCCTGATATGGGGGGTATTTTATTGGGATATGTGCCCAAGAAAGAGATTTTATACAATCCAGAAATGCTCTATATTGCTATTGGTATTTTAGGGGCGACAGTGATGCCTCACAACTTATATTTACACTCCTCAATTGTACAAACCCGTAGTTGGCAGCCTAATACTGAAAAAAGATGGGAAGCAATTAAGTTTGGTACAATTGATTCAACTTTTGCTTTATCCTTAGCACTATTTATCAACTCAGCAATTTTAATTGTGTCTGCTGCAACATTTCATTTTTCTGGTAATCAGGATGTGGCAGAAATTCAAGATGCTTATAAATTACTTTCACCATTGTTAGGAGTTAGTGCTGCCAGTGCTATTTTTGGCATTGCTTTACTTGCTTCTGGACAAAGTTCAACGCTAACTGCAACTTTGGCAGGACAAATTGTTATGGAAGGCTTTTTGCAATTTCGCTTTCCATCTTGGTTACGCCGTTTAATAACTCGTCTACTTGCAATCATTCCAGCCTTAATTACTATCATTGTTTTTGGTGAGAATAGTACAAGCAGTTTGATAGTTTTCAGCCAAGTTATCCTCAGCTTACAGTTACCATTTGCAGTGATTCCATTGGTGATGTTTACGAGTAATCGCCGCTTGATGGGTGAGTTTGTAAATCCCTTATGGTTGAAATCGTTAGCTTGGTTAGTTGCTATTGTTATCGTAGGTTTAAATGTTTGGTTGCTATTACAAAGTATTTTGGGATGATTGTTATCAAGTAACAGTTAAAATGAAATAACAGATTGACTTTAAAATATCAACAAAAATGAGTATTATCGTCTTCGGCAGCATAAATATAGATTTGGTAGCAACAACACCCCGATTGCCAGTCCCAGGAGAAACGTTGCTAGGAGAAAAATTTTTTAAAGTTTCGGGAGGTAAAGGAGCAAATCAAGCTGTAGCATTAGCAAAACTTGGAATTCCTACCCAAATGGTGGGGCGTGTCGGTGCAGATGATTTTGGTGTGGAACTTGTCAACAATTTGCAATCATCTGGTGTGCAGATTGATAATATTTTTGTGGATGAAACTGTTAGTTCTGGAGTTGCTATTATCGCCGTCAATCATGCTGGGGAAAATCAAATTATTGTAATTCCTGGTGCAAATGGGCGTGTAAATCAAGACGATGTAGAACGATTGTCGCAGTTATTACCAGAAGCGACAGCACTACTTTTACAATTAGAAATTCCGATTACTGCGGTGGTTGCAGCCGCTAAAGCAGCAAAAAAAAGCAAAATCAGGGTAATTCTCGATCCAGCACCCGCACAATCTGATTTCCCAGATGAACTTTACCCCTTAGTGGACATTATTACACCGAATGAAGTTGAAGCCTCGCAGCTAGTGGGTTTTCCTGTAGATGGAGAAGAACAAGCGGCAAAAGCAGCCGAAGTTTTATTACAACGGGGTGTGAAATGTGCGATCGTTAAACTGGGTGCTAAAGGTGTTTTTTGTGCCACTCCTGAGGAAAAGTTTTTTGTCCCCGCGTTTCTGGTTCATGCAGTTGACACAGTAGCAGCTGGCGATGCTTTTAATGGTGGCTTAACGGCGGCACTTTTTGCAGGACTTTCTTTACATCAAGCAGTTGTTTGGGGTGCAGCAGCAGGTGCTTTAGCGACGGCAAAATCAGGCGCACAAACTTCACTACCCGATAGGTTTACATTTGATGCGTTTCTTAGAGAAAAGGCATCTGTCAGAGATTAAGTTAAGTCAGCGTAAATAATTTATGACTAGATTTTAAATACTATTACTTCTTAAGATTAAACTTGAAATTTATGCTTTGATGTGATACAAGGTACGTTAGGTAAAAAATCAAAATATCGCTAAATCCTCATTAAGCCTTTTAGTCAATTAATTGGCAATTTCTTACAGCAGATACAGATATTAAAGTTTGGAAAGTAAGCAGTCTTTTAGAAAAGCAATACCTCCTTGGTTATAGATGTAGCAAAGCGATCGCAAGTTTGATACGATTAGCTTGTAAGAATTCCCAAAGCAAGATTGTCACCATGAGCAACTCGACTCCGATGGATGACGAAAAAAATCTCCCTAAGAAAAAGGGCAGGACACTCCCTCCGAAGCTCATCATCTGGCTGGGAAAGTTTGTCTGGACGACTATGTGGCAGATAATGATGTCAAAGCTTGCTCCTAGTAATCAGTCGGGAGCATATATTCGTCCTAATAGCCAGTTTCGCAAGTTCATTGGTACAGAAGAAGGAAATCCACACCCACCAGCAGCAGGACGCTACAAACTATATGTTGGGTTGGGTTGTCCTTGGGCGCATCGAACCCTGGTTGTGCGATCGCTCAAAAAACTCGAAGCGGTAATATCAGTATGTATTGTCTCTCCTTCTCCCATTGAAGGCGGTTGGATATTCAACGAAGAAGAAGAAGGTTGTCGTACACTAGCTGAATTTTATCAACTGGCAGAACCTGGTTACAGTGGACGCTCAACAGTTCCAATTTTATGGGACAACCAAACAAAAACTATTGTTAATAATGAGAGTTCAGAGATTATCGTCATGCTGAACTCGGAATTTAACGAGTTCGCCAACAATCCCACACTGAATCTTTACCCAGAAGCACTTAAAGAGAAAATTGACTGGTGGAATGAGAAAATTTATCACGCGGTAAATAACGGTGTGTATCGCTGCGGTTTTGCCCAAACCCAAGAAGCATACAATCAAGCCTGTAATGAACTGTTTGCGACTCTCGATGAGATTGACATTGCATTGCAAACTAGTCGATATCTGTGTGGAGACAATCTCACGCTTGCAGATGTCCGTTTATTCACGACGTTGTTTAGGTTTGATAGTGCCTACTACGGGTTGTTTAAGTGTAATAGACAGCGAATTCGAGACTATCACAACTTAGGAGCTTACTTACGCGATTTATATCAGCTTCCCGGTGTAGCTGATACCTGCGATGTCGAGAGTGTGAAGCGAGACTACTACGGGAACCTCTTCCCACTCAACCCCGGTGGGATTATTCCTGATGGGCCTGATATGTCTTATCTTTATGAACCATCGGGGCGCGATCGCATCGGCACACTGAATGCTTCATAATGTACATTGAGAACTGATACCTCGATGGCTGCACGTCTGGAGTTGGTGTAATTGTGAACCAGATTAATCGAGTTGCAATTGTTGGTGGAACTCATGGCAATGAGTTTACTGGGGCCTATTTAATCCAAAAATTTGCTCAATTTCCCGACTTGATTACTAGACAAAGTTTTGAGACAATTACTTTGCTAGCAAATCCTAACGCTTTTGCCGCCGGGAGGCGATATGTAGAGAAGGATTTAAATCGCTGTTTTCTTCAGCAAGATTTACAAGATCCAACTCTTAACAGTTACGAAGAATTGCAAGCTAAATCAATTCAAAACACTCTAGGATCAAACAGAAATAAACAAGCAGATTTTATCTTAGACTTACACAGCAGTACTGCTAACATGGGTCTGACAATTATTTTGGTAAACAGTCATCCATTAAACTTGCAATTGGCTGCTTATCTCAGTCAGATTAGCCCTTTGGTGAGGATTTATCGCTGCTCTTTTAAATCAATTGCAGAAAATCCATTTGTAAATTCCCTGTGCGAATTAGGCTTTGCGATCGAGGTTGGTCCTATTGCCCAGGGTATATTAAAAGCGACGTTGTTCCAACAAACAGAAGAACTTGTTTATGCGGTTCTCGACTATCTAGAACAGTTTAATGAAGGTAAAATTTCATCAACTAATGAAACGTTGATTCTCTATGACCATTTATCAGTTGTGGACTATCCAAAACAACAGGATGGGAAAATCTTTGCGATGATTCATCCAGAGCTTCAGGACAAGGATTACCAAGCCTTGAACCCAGGAGATCCAATATTTATAACCTTTGATGATAAAACAATTGTTTATGAGGATGAATCTACCGTTTGGCCGATTTTTATTAATGAGGCAGCTTACTACGAAAAGGGAATTGCAATGTGTTTCACTCAAAAACAGCAAATCAATATCTAGTAAGATGTTTAAAATTTTTTGTATAATCGCTTTTTATTGAAAGTAATGATATAAATTGAGCATCATAATCTAGAAAATATGCTGATCTAATTTATAATCTCTGTAGCTGGTACGATGTCTAATAGCGCGTCGTAGTCACTTCTAAGGAATAAAGTTGCAGGTTATTAAATCTGTTTTCCTAAAACTTAATTTACGCTTAAAATTATCCAAATACTTAAACTTATAATGAAAACGAAGCAACGAGGAAACAAACCAATAGCCAGTCTTTCTTTAGACTTGGATAATGTTTGGTCTTTTCTAAAAAATCAGGGCGCTCCTGGTTGGGAGACTTTTCCCTCTTACTTAGATATTGCAGTCCCTCGTTTCTTAGATATTTTTCAGCAGTGGAATGTGACAATCACGGTCTTCATTGTGGGTCAGGATGCCGCCCTGGAAAAGAATACCAAGGCATTACAAGCGATCGCTAACGCTGGTCACGAAATAGGTAATCATTCATTTTACCACGATCCTTGGCTACATCTATATTCAGAGGATGAAATTGAACAAGAAGTGGCGTTGGCCGAACAACATATCAAGCGCGTTACTCATCAACA contains:
- a CDS encoding cytochrome P450 codes for the protein MTVTYNLPDGPQMPRWLRMIKFITQPVKYVDDFAKTYGDTFTIRSSSSDNHLVYFSQPQALEQIFTADSSHFEVGRGNTGLRFLLGDRSFMLSDGDRHQRQRQLLAPPFHGERMRAYGEDIRKITQQVSHEWQIGKPFNIRESMQEITLRVILRVVFGLNEGELFEELRRSLSDLLDFITSPLMSSAFFFQFMQKDFGAWSPWGWVLQQRQKIDRLIYALLRERRAQTDQNRQDILSLMMAARYDDGQGMSDEELHDELMTLLVAGHETTASSLTWAFYWIDRLPEVREKLLKELNTIGVNHDLSSVGKLPYLTAVCQETLRIYPIVMAAFPRIVKTPITIMGYELREGTVIIPSIYLAHHREEVYPQPKQFKPERFLERQYSPYEYLPFGGGNRRCIGMAFAQYEMKIVLATVLSDFQVSLVNKRPVRPVRRGLTVATPAGMRMFATPQVKRANTPALV
- a CDS encoding SulP family inorganic anion transporter yields the protein MAISNILEEPQLLRLNRWFSGLRGDLTGGLTAAVVALPLALAFAVASGVEPKAGLYTAIVAGIVAAIFGGSPVQITGPTGAMAVVLVGIVAKYGLEKVWIAGVMAGIIQIALGVAKLGQLVKFIPYPVTAGFTNGIAVIIFCGQLNNFFGLQIPRSEHFLPGLWQSLTHVEALNWAAVGLAIVVMAANILWPRINRTIPGSLVGLVLATGIATYFHLDVPTIGSIPQSLPMPQGIPHWNDFSVIRELINPALALAALGSIESLLSAVVADGMTVSEKHNSDRELIGQGLANIIIPFFGGIPATGAIARTAVNVRSGGKTRLSGVIHGVALAIIVLTLAPLAAQIPLAALAGILMVVSVRMIEWEAIGLLMRATYSDFAVMILTWLVTILFDLVLAVEVGLIAAGALFIKRMSDLSLVKIPETEVFPPGTPLELGKEIAVYRVDGPVFFGAAERFATFLRDEPEVKYLILRLRFVPNMDTTGLVALEDIYHDLERHNCRLILTGLQPEVKQLLERTGLLKTIGLSNCFETTTDAICSISPQIRECSQPVAADLKTKELMELND
- a CDS encoding ABC transporter ATP-binding protein encodes the protein MATGLKSHRASRRRKHSTQPLQRLLEYGHQYRKQIWLATTYSILNKFFDLAPPGLIGVAVDVVVKQQDSIIAQLGVRDVFQQFLIISFLTVIIWILESVFEYAYARLWRNLAQNIQHDLRLDAYKHLQELELAYFEERSTGGLMSILSDDINQLERFLDGGANDIIQVSATVLIIGAAFFILAPSVAWMALSPMPFILWGSFAYQRLLAPRYADVREKVGFLNSRLSNNISGITTIKSFTAETYEASRLELDSDAYRRSNAKAITLSAAFVPLIRMLILVGFTALLLYGGMAAVSGQMSVGTYSVLVFLIQRLLWPLTRLGETFDQYQRAMASTNRVMNLLDTPIAIHTGDVALPVNEVRGEVQFKNVYFAYKDRFPVIKNLSLDIPAGKTIAIVGSTGSGKSTLVKLLLRLYEVQTGSITLDGIDLQSLNLQDLRRCIGLVSQDVFLFHGTVAENIAYGSFETTEQEIITAAKIAEAHEFIINLPQRYETIVGERGQKLSGGQRQRIAIARAVLKNPPILILDEATSAVDNETEAAIQRSLERITVDRTTIAIAHRLSTIRNADCIYVMEHGKLVESGTHEQLLEKDGIYSSLWRVQSGLR
- a CDS encoding Nramp family divalent metal transporter, which translates into the protein MTPPENKPSLPEVHRSIGVPNSSSFWRKMMAYTGPGYLVSVGYIDPGNWATDIAGGSRFGYTLLTVILLSNLMAILLQSLCVRLGVATGRDLAQACRDYFSRRVSFCLWVLCEIAIAACDLAELLGSAIALQLLFGIPLVWGVCITALDVLLLLFLQHKGFRYTEALVIMLVGTVGICFTAEILFSRPDMGGILLGYVPKKEILYNPEMLYIAIGILGATVMPHNLYLHSSIVQTRSWQPNTEKRWEAIKFGTIDSTFALSLALFINSAILIVSAATFHFSGNQDVAEIQDAYKLLSPLLGVSAASAIFGIALLASGQSSTLTATLAGQIVMEGFLQFRFPSWLRRLITRLLAIIPALITIIVFGENSTSSLIVFSQVILSLQLPFAVIPLVMFTSNRRLMGEFVNPLWLKSLAWLVAIVIVGLNVWLLLQSILG
- a CDS encoding acyltransferase; translated protein: MKEIKNKITNKLERLLEQWLVPRLVRWGEYLETKIRRYKHQELKSQLKFCGSGLRFKRDIKIDHPQNVSLGNKVYIGPDVLLDGRGGITIGDNTTLGFNVIILSANHDYQSNDLPYEHNVYIHKPVVIGRNVWISGNVLIIPGVTIGDGAIVAAGTVVTANVEPLAIVGNQPMRTIKYRDKEHYEQLANKQENQDIS